A stretch of the Gracilinanus agilis isolate LMUSP501 chromosome 4, AgileGrace, whole genome shotgun sequence genome encodes the following:
- the ZNF326 gene encoding DBIRD complex subunit ZNF326 has translation MDYDEGIDRDYGHGSYGGMDRDYGHGSYGGPRSMDSYLNQSYDMDSYSGGGGGSSGGSNRFGPYESDDSGSSLGGRDLYRSGYGFNEPEQSRFGGSYGGRFESSYRNSLDSFGGRNQGGSSWEAPYSRSKLRPGFMEDRERESYSSYSSFSSPHMKPAPVGSRGRGTPAYPESTFGSRNYDAFGGPSTGRGRGRGHMGDFGGMHRPGIVVDYHNKPSKRNAARGIKRKSMQPCSKPGGTFIKKFKLTKLIEKINQKKTPTKMDPKSEEEKRRIEIRREKQRRRREKISEKYGDEYRMAFTCSFCKFRTFEEKEIEVHLESPSHQETLDHIQKQTKFNKVVMEFLHECMVSKFKKTSMRKQQSNNDAESVKVIEKDIMEGVTAEDHMMKVETVHCSACGVYLPALHSSVQQHLKSPDHAKGKHAYREQIKRESVLTATSILNNPIVKARYDLYVKGKNPFEAEDESQEQQGEECDEEEEKIDELVEEEEEEEEEEEEEKEEEEEEEGTEEQADFSVEQPEEN, from the exons ATGGACTACGACGAAG GAATAGATCGGGATTATGGCCATGGATCTTATGGAG gaaTGGATCGAGACTATGGCCATGGCTCCTATGGGGGTCCAAGATCCATGGACTCCTACCTAAACCAGTCATATGACATGGACAGTtacagtggtggtggtgggggtagcag TGGGGGGAGTAA CAG GTTTGGACCTTATGAGTCTGACGACTCCGGGTCTTCTCTGGGTGGGCGAGATCTGTACAGATCTGGCTATGGTTTTAATGAACCCGAACAAAGCCGCTTCGGAGGTAGTTATGGTGGTCGATTTGAGAGCTCCTACCGGAATAGCCTTGACTCTTTCGGAGGTAGAAACCAGGGCGGGTCTAGCTGGGAAGCACCTTACTCCCGTTCAAAATTGAGGCCTGGGTTTATggaggacagagaaagagagagttacTCTTCCTACAGCAGTTTTTCTTCACCCCATATGAAGCCTGCACCTGTAGGCTCTCGGGGGAGAGGAACGCCTGCTTATCCTGAAAGTACGTTTGGAAGCAGAAACTATGATGCTTTTGGAGGACCATCAACAGGCAGAGGCCGAGGCCGAGGA CATATGGGTGATTTCGGAGGCATGCATAGACCTGGAATTGTTGTAGATTATCATAACAAACCCAGTAAGAGGAATGCTGCAAGAGGAATCAAGAGAAAATCGATGCAGCCATGTAGTAAGCCTGGAGGGACATTTATCAAGAAATTCAAACTGACAAAACTGATTGAGAAGATAAACCAGAAAAAAACACCCA CTAAAATGGATCCtaaaagtgaagaagaaaagcGACGAATTGAAATTCGAAGAGAGAAACAAAGGCGGAGAAGAGAGAAGATCAGTGAAAAGTATGGCGATGAGTACAG GATGGCATTCACATGTTCATTTTGTAAATTCCGaacatttgaagaaaaagaaattgaagttcatCTGGAAAGTCCTTCTCACCAAGAAACCTTAGATCATATTCAGAAACAAACCAAATTTAACAAAGTTGTTATGGAATTTTTGCAT gaaTGTATGGTGAGTAAATTCAAGAAAACATCGATGCGTAAACAACAGTCAAATAATGATGCAGAAAGTGTTAAAGTAATTGAGAAAGATATAATGGAAG GGGTTACTGCAGAAGACCACATGATGAAAGTAGAGACTGTGCACTGTAGTGCTTGTGGTGTATATCTACCTGCCTTACACAGTTCGGTTCAGCAGCACTTAAAATCTCCTGACCATGCCAAGGGGAAACAC gCCTATAGGgaacaaataaaaagagagagtgtCTTAACTGCTACAAGCATCTTGAATAATCCCATTGTAAAAGCGCGATATGACCTTTATGttaag GGTAAGAATCCTTTTGAGGCCGAAGATGAAAGTCAGGAACAACAAGGAGAAGAATgtgatgaggaggaagaaaagattgATGAGCttgtggaggaagaagaggaagaagaagaagaagaggaagaagaaaaggaggaagaagaagaggaggaaggcacTGAAGAACAAGCTGACTTCAGTGTTGAACAGCCTGAAGAAAACTAA